The Streptomyces sp. NBC_00659 genomic interval GAAGGACGCCCAGAAGATCCTTCCGGCGTTCGTGGCGTCGAACGTCGTCACGCCCGACCTCCCGTCGAAGAACGGCTCGGCGGCCGGGTTCACCCGGGCGATCGACCTGGGCGCGCTGAAGACGTCCGTCCCGAAGAAGCTGGGCACCGGCAGTGGCCTGAAGATCATGTCGCCGTTCTGGGGCACCCCGCCGTCCGGCGACAACGCGTACTACACGGCCATGAACGAGGCCATCGGCGTCAAGGCGACCTGGCAGAACCAGGACGGCAACACCTACGACGAGAAACTGGGCGCGGTCCTCGCCTCCAGCGACATCCCGGACGTGGTGGTCGTCCCGGGCTGGAACCTGAACGGCAAGATCCCGAGCGCGATCAACGCCAAGTTCGCCGACCTCGGCCCGTATCTGTCGGGCGACAAGGTCAAGGCCTACCCGAACCTCGCGGCCGTACCGACCGACGCCTGGCAGCGCTCCATCTTCGGCGGCCGGCTGCGCGCGATCCCGATGCCGGCCTCCTACGTCACGAACATCGCGCCCTTCTACCGCAAGGACATCTTCGCCAAGAAGGGCTACACCCTGCCCAAGTCGCCCGACGAGTTCCTGTCCTGGGCGAAGGAGGCCACCGACGCCAAGGCGAAGGTGTGGGCCTGCGACGACCTCAAGTGGACGGCCTTCAACATCTACGGCGTCCTCAACGGCAGTGACAAGGCCCTGTGGTGGGACCTGAGGGACGGCAAGCTGATCAACCGGATCGAGACCGACGAGTACCTCGAAGCGCTGGAGTGGACGCGCAAGCTGTACGCGGCGGGCGTCGTCCACCCCGACGCCAAGGCAGTCAAGGGCGACGCGTCCAACCGCTTCACCGCGGGCCAGTCCCTCGTCTTCAACGGCGACCTGTCCTACTGGTACGGCTCGACGGCCGAACAGCGCACCCAGAAGACCGACTTCGAGATGGGCGCCTTCGACATCTTCGGCCCCGACGGTGGCGACCCCAC includes:
- a CDS encoding Tat pathway signal sequence domain protein, producing MTPNTATTTPSRRSFLASTAVAAAAVAGGTSLLAACGGGQDGSKDGTTSGKDAQKILPAFVASNVVTPDLPSKNGSAAGFTRAIDLGALKTSVPKKLGTGSGLKIMSPFWGTPPSGDNAYYTAMNEAIGVKATWQNQDGNTYDEKLGAVLASSDIPDVVVVPGWNLNGKIPSAINAKFADLGPYLSGDKVKAYPNLAAVPTDAWQRSIFGGRLRAIPMPASYVTNIAPFYRKDIFAKKGYTLPKSPDEFLSWAKEATDAKAKVWACDDLKWTAFNIYGVLNGSDKALWWDLRDGKLINRIETDEYLEALEWTRKLYAAGVVHPDAKAVKGDASNRFTAGQSLVFNGDLSYWYGSTAEQRTQKTDFEMGAFDIFGPDGGDPTLWATQPAGIFTFVSAKASKQQIKDFLALADFCAAPYGTKEYMLTVYGVEGTDYTIKDGLPTKTTKGTNEVNGAYDYTGDPAAYLAHPDLPEIARLQVEWQQRMGAFTKKSSFYGLTITEPNRWTNLANDFEQLEDDVVRGRKKIGDVQQAVADWKQKGGDDLRAWYKKLLDDNGSAAK